The Vibrio tasmaniensis genomic sequence ACGACTTAACACTCGTACGTGGCGTTGTAGGTAGCTACCCAGCCGCTTATCTGTCATTAACTGAGCGCGATATACCGACTCTGGTTAAAGCACTGCAAAGCTTGGACACAGAAAAAGATTACGTCGCGTTGCTGGATAAGTTTGCAGTACGACGCAGTTCGCCTGAGTTCTGGCCATTCAGCGACCGAGTTCACCGTTGGTATCAACAAGATCAACCGATTGAGTTTGGTTTATTGGATTACAACCGTTTTGAGAATAGATAGTCAGCAACAAACCCTGGTTACTTGATTATCGAGCTTGAACCAAAATCCGTATAAATGGCTAATTTTTTAGAAAAGAAGACTCGCTGAGCATAAAAAATCCTCTGATGAGTATTCATTCAGAGGATTTTTTGTGTGTTTCTCGGATTAGCACAGGCTCACATCGTTAAGCGGAAACATAGGGCACAAGTGCCTTCAACGAGTCTCTTACTAATTCCGATAAAGCTTGGTCATTATCTCGATACTGCAATAATGGTTCTTCGCTTGCTTCAATGCTCTGACACAAGCTGTACAGTGCTGAGAGACCCAAGCTACCCGCCGACCCTTTAAGTTTGTGCGCCAAGGACTTCACTTCTCGTCCATCATCCGCTTGACTCGCCTCAGCCAGTTCATTCAAGGTCAGGTCACTGCTTTCATCAAACAGCGCAACAATCTGTTTCATTTTCTCTAATCCAAGAATCGACAGATCACCCTCTATCACTTTGGAATCAATCAATTTCACCGGAGCCTCTCCTTGGTCTTGGGAATCAGTTGTATCATATTGAGAATCAATTATAGCCGTGTGATTAGCCAATACATTTGCCATCTGTGTGCCGTTCAGTCCATCACTGTTACTCTCAATTACGCGTTTATAGTTTTGTTTGCAAACAGCATCGTTCGGATCCGGCTGTGGTAACAACAGTGCTTTACCATCGAGTTGAGTAACGATGATCTGAGAAAGAGCCTCTTTCTCCAACGGTTTAGGCAAGAAACCATCGAACCCTGATGCTAAATAGCTTTCGACTTCTTCATTGAATACATGCGCCGACACCGCCACCATAGGGGGTATATTTAGCGGCTCAGCCGTGGACGTTTGTTCTAGAATCGCTTTTAACTGTTGAATCAGCTCTATGCCATCACAATCGGGTAGATTGATGTCTACCAACGCAATATCAAACGCCTGCTCACTGAATATAGCTCTGGCCTCTTCTCCTGTTGTCGCCATCACAACGTCATGGCCTAGGTTATTCAGAAATCCTTCAGCAACAATGCAGTTAACAGGGTTATCTTCAATCAACAATACTTTGGCACGGATACAAGCTTCAATAGTCGGTGCTTTCGTTTCAATCTTCTCACCCGCGAACAAAGGTACTGAGAACCAGAATTGGCTCCCCTCTCCTTCTTCAGAATGAACGCCAATATCACCGTTCATTGCCTGCATGATACTTTTGCTGATCGCTAGTCCAAGCCCTGTGCCGCCCGCTTTGTTACGACCACTACCGGTTTGGGTGAACGCATCAAACAGACAAGCTTGCTCGTTGCTATCAATGCCAACACCTGTGTCTGACACTTCAAACATCACTCGATTTTCATCTTCGATATCTAAGCTGATAAAGATATCGACCGAACCACTTTCCGTAAACTTAATTGCATTGCCTACTAGGTTATTCAAGATTTGACTGATTCGTGTCACGTCACCACGCCAATAGCGTTGTACGTTACTTTCAATATGGAAATCGAAATTAAGTTTCTTCTCAGCAGCGCGCCCTTCCATGAGTTGATAGGTATCTTTAACCATTTGGTAGAGATCAAACGAAGCCGTGCGTATTTCTAAATGCCCCGCTTCTATCTTTGAGTAATCAAGCACGTCATTCAAAATGGCGAGAAGATTCTTGCCGCTGCGGTTAATGATATCGGCATAACCCGATTGCAAAGGATCTAGCCCAGTATCTTTAAGTAATCGAGCCGTACCTAATACACCGTTCATCGGTGTTCGTATTTCATGGCTCATCGTCGCGAGGAAGGCGGACTTAGCCCGGCTTGCTTGCTCTGCGGCACTACGAGCCTTAGCGTGATTTTCCACCTCGACATTCAACTTCTCATTGGTTTTTTGCAGTTGATAAGTTCGGTCGGTGACCAATTCTTCTAAGTGCTCTTTATGTTCTTCGAGCTCACGTTTCGCCTTCGCTTCTCCAACGGCTACCACTTGTAGCGCCTGTGCCGTATTTCTCGCTGTAATAATAGCCTCACCCATATGAGCCAGTTCATCATTACCTTTAACCGAGATATCGATATTCAGACGCCCCTGAGCGATAGACATCAAAGCTGAAGAGTATTCAGTAAGACGTTTAACCACCGAGATATAAACAACTCGCCACACAATAACGGCAACGATAACCAAGCCAATAACCGAAATCACCGACAACGACCATTGAGCTAGATTCAGCGTGCTAGTCAGCTCATCAACCGCTTTTTTGGTACTTAGATTCGAATCGTCGATCAATTGGTTAACCGTTGTATTCAGTTGCGAAAACAGCTCCAGCGTATTTTGCATCAAAAATTCAGATTTTTTGGTGTTCTCATATTGTTCTAGCGATATATCGAACACGACTTGGCGTTTTCTTAGCTCTTCTAGAAGCTGAGACATCTGCGCCGAACGAGTCGGATCTTCGACCGCTTTCACACGGCGCGCCATAATTCTTAGATTAGATTCAAACTCAGATTGGATTTGATGAATACGTTCAACGTTAGTGACCGTCTGTGTTTCTTCAATTTGATTAAGCATTTTGTACGCCAACAAATGTAATTCATGCAAGCGTTCAGACAAATCAAGGTCAACCTCAACAAGCGCATCTAAGGCTTGGTAGGCTTTATCAGTTTGCTTAGTTTCTAGTAGGTCATAGATGTGTGTGACGTTGGCAACTGCGATGGTGGCCGTGTTCAACACTTGGGTTCGGGTTAGCTGTTCTAGCTCTTCCGCAAGTAGACGCATCTCTTCAACACGAGAAGAAAGTTCCTTGTTTAACCAAAGCTTACGTTCAACTGACACGCCCAACTCAGCCAGTGTATTAATAACACTTTGGACATTGTTTTCGAGTTTATTCAGAAGTTGGGAATCAAAGCTGTCGACGCCAAGTTCTTTAATATGCTGAAGAAGCGACTCAAGTTGACCGAACAACATCGTGCCCGCCTCTTTTCTTTCTGCTTCATTTCTCGCATTAGAAAGCGTTTGTACCGACGAAATAATACGGTTACTCAACTCAGATACTTGACGAGCTTCGATCATGGCAGGAAGAGCAGAATCGACGACGTTTCTTTCTGTCTTTGCTACAAAGCTAAAACCAGAAA encodes the following:
- the torS gene encoding TMAO reductase system sensor histidine kinase/response regulator TorS, whose translation is MLLASASIGRKLLASFLVMALLVLLSALIGVSGFSFVAKTERNVVDSALPAMIEARQVSELSNRIISSVQTLSNARNEAERKEAGTMLFGQLESLLQHIKELGVDSFDSQLLNKLENNVQSVINTLAELGVSVERKLWLNKELSSRVEEMRLLAEELEQLTRTQVLNTATIAVANVTHIYDLLETKQTDKAYQALDALVEVDLDLSERLHELHLLAYKMLNQIEETQTVTNVERIHQIQSEFESNLRIMARRVKAVEDPTRSAQMSQLLEELRKRQVVFDISLEQYENTKKSEFLMQNTLELFSQLNTTVNQLIDDSNLSTKKAVDELTSTLNLAQWSLSVISVIGLVIVAVIVWRVVYISVVKRLTEYSSALMSIAQGRLNIDISVKGNDELAHMGEAIITARNTAQALQVVAVGEAKAKRELEEHKEHLEELVTDRTYQLQKTNEKLNVEVENHAKARSAAEQASRAKSAFLATMSHEIRTPMNGVLGTARLLKDTGLDPLQSGYADIINRSGKNLLAILNDVLDYSKIEAGHLEIRTASFDLYQMVKDTYQLMEGRAAEKKLNFDFHIESNVQRYWRGDVTRISQILNNLVGNAIKFTESGSVDIFISLDIEDENRVMFEVSDTGVGIDSNEQACLFDAFTQTGSGRNKAGGTGLGLAISKSIMQAMNGDIGVHSEEGEGSQFWFSVPLFAGEKIETKAPTIEACIRAKVLLIEDNPVNCIVAEGFLNNLGHDVVMATTGEEARAIFSEQAFDIALVDINLPDCDGIELIQQLKAILEQTSTAEPLNIPPMVAVSAHVFNEEVESYLASGFDGFLPKPLEKEALSQIIVTQLDGKALLLPQPDPNDAVCKQNYKRVIESNSDGLNGTQMANVLANHTAIIDSQYDTTDSQDQGEAPVKLIDSKVIEGDLSILGLEKMKQIVALFDESSDLTLNELAEASQADDGREVKSLAHKLKGSAGSLGLSALYSLCQSIEASEEPLLQYRDNDQALSELVRDSLKALVPYVSA